The region AGACACTCCAAAGAGAGGCTCAGCAAGCCTTAAAAAACTTCAAATAATTAACTTAAACTTAAAAAAAAATATTTGTTATATTAGTTAAAAATATGTGTTAATTTTTTGTTAATTTTAAGTTTCTGTTGGATATGATTAGTTTGATAAGTGACAGAAAAGTGACTTGTAAAAAAATTAGTAGGAGGAGATTGATGCAAAACGGTGCACGAATCGAGTATGATTACTCAATTGCAAAAGCGTTTACATTTGCAACAATTCTGTTTGGTATCATTGGTTTAACGTTAGGTGTTGTACTTGCGTTTCAACTAGCATTTCCTGAGTTAAATCATTTAGCTGGGGAGTATGGTACTTTCAGTAGATTAAGACCTTTACACACAAATGGTGTTGCGTTTGGTTTTACTCTTAGTGGTATCTTTGCTACATGGTATTATGTAGGTCAAAGAGTATTAAAAGTATCTCTAAAAGAGTCACCATTTTTATTAGCAATAGGTAAACTACACTTTTTAGTTTATTTTATTACTATTCTTTTAGCAGTAGTTACACTATTCGCAGGTATTACTACTTCAAAAGAATATGCTGAGTTAGAGTGGCCTTTAGATATTCTTATTGTTGTTTTCTGGGTATTATGGGGTATTGGAATATTTGGACTAATTGGTATTAGAAGAGAGAGAACATTATATATCTCTTTATGGTATTACATTGCATGTTTTATTGCTGTTGCAATGTTACACCTATTTAATAACTTAGAAGTTCCAACTATGTTAGTATCTGGTTATGGTTCATGGATTCACTCTGTATCTATGTATGCAGGTACAAATGATGCCTTAGTTCAATGGTGGTATGGACACAATGCTGTTGCATTCGTATTTACTACACCAATTATCGCTATGATTTATTATTTCTTACCAAAAGAGTCTGGACAAAATGTATACTCTTATAAGTTATCTATCTTAGCATTCTGGGGATTAATGTTTGTATATTTATGGGCTGGTGGACATCACTTGATTTACTCTACTGTTCCAGATTGGATGCAAACTATGGGTTCTGTAATGTCTGTTGTTTTAATTTTACCATCATGGGGATCTGCTATTAATATGCTTTTAACTATGAAAGGTGAGTGGCAACAATTACAAACTAATACACTAATTAAATTTATGGTATTAGCTTCAACATTCTATATGTTATCAACAATTGAAGGTCCTATTCAATCAATTAAATCAGTTAATGCAATTGCTCACTTTACTGATTGGATTCCAGGTCACGTTCATGATGGTGTTTTAGGATGGGTTGTATTTATGATTATGTCAGCATTATTCCATATGGCACCAAGAATGTATGGAAGAGAGATTTATTCTAAATCATTATTAGATACACAATTCTGGTTACAAACAACTGGTATTGTATTATACTTTACGTCAATGTGGATTGCAGGTATTACACAAGGTATGATGTGGAGAGCTTATGACGAATATGGTTCATTAGTTTACTCTTTCATTGATACAGTAACTGTTTTACATCCATACTATACTATTAGAGCTGTTGGTGGGTTATTATACCTAATTGGATTCTTTATGTTCGCATACAACATGTACAAAACTGCAACTGCAGGTAGAGTGCTTGATAAAGAACCAGTAAATGCTTCGCCAGTAGCAGCATAAGAAGGAGGTTTATTATGTTTCATTGGTTTGAACAAAGACCGTTTTTCTTTTCGGTACTGTTATTTATATTCGTTGCATTTGCAGGTATTGTTGAAGTGATTCCTGATTTTGCAAAACAATCAAGACCTACTGTTGGTACAAAACCATACAGTTTACTAGAGTTAGCGGGTAGACATGTTTATATTAAAGATTCTTGTAATGCTTGTCACTCACAATTAATTAGACCATTCAAGTCAGAAACTGACAGATATGGTATGTATTCATTATCTGGTGAATACGCATATGATAGACCATTCTTATGGGGATCAAAAAGAACTGGTCCAGATTTAATGAGAGTTGGTAATTATAGAACTACAGATTGGCATGAAAATCACATGATGGAACCAGCATCAGTTGTTCCTGGATCAATTATGCCAGCATATCCGCACATGTTCTCAAACATGGCAGACTTAGATACTGCATATGCTGAAGCTTATACAGTTAAAACTGTATTTAATACACCATATGATGTAGATTTAGATGGTGATGGAAAAGTTGATGTTGCGTTAGGTGATTATGAAACAGCTATTGCTAAAGCTAAAGAAGAAGCTAAAGTTATTGCTGCTGATATGAAAAATCAAGCTGTAAAAGATGCCGTAGCTAACGGTCAAGTTCCTGAAATAGTTGCATTAATTGCATATTTAAATTCTTTAAAATAAGAGGTTAAAATGGATCAAGAAGCTTTACTTACATTTCAAGGTTATGCGAAATTTTTCCTAATCTTGGCAGTATTTATAATATTTTACTCTTATGCTTACTCTATTTATAAGAGAGATAAAAAAGGTGAAAGAGATTTTGAAAAATATTCTAATATAGTACATGATGATACAGCTTCTTCTGATCCTCTCGAAAAAAGAAAAGAAGAAAAAGAGAATAAAGAGAAGGAGAAATAAGATGAAGTCTATGGTTATAGGTGGAATTATTCTTATCATCGCTTTAATGGCAGGAACTTACTTTGTTGCAGGTGATGCTTTTGACAGCGATGATTATATTAATAGTTTAACAATGTTAGGTGCCTTAGCAATTATTGTTATTACTGTATTTGTTGCACTTAAATATGTAAATCAAATTAAAAATGACACAGCTAGTGGTGAATTAGCTGAAGAAAAATGGGATGGTATTGGTGAGTACAAAAATCCAATTCCAACTGGATGGGGACTTGCATTTATTGGAACAATGGTTTGGTTATTATGGTACTGGACTGTGGGTTATCCAACAAATGGTTTCTCTCAAATTGGACAATGGAATGAAGAAGTAAATGAATACAATGCAAAATTCGCTTCAAAATGGGAAAACCCATCTGAAGATACTTTAATTTCTATGGGTCAATCAGTATTTTTAGTACAATGTGCACCTTGTCATGGTGTAGATGCTGAAGGTATTAATGGAAAAGCTCAAAACTTAACTCAAAGAATTTCAAAAGAATCTGTTGAGTATGTTATTAAAAATGGTTCAAACAACTTAGTTGATGCATATCCAGCAGGTATGCCTCCAATGATGTTAACTGAACAAGCTGATATTGATGCAGTTTCTTCATATGTTGCTGGTGGATTCCAAGGTGAACAACCTGCTGCATTTGCAGTTTGTGCTGGATGTCATGGTGCAGATGGTAAAGGTATGGCTTATGTAGGTCCAAATATTAGAGAATATGATGATGCATTAGTATTATCTGTATTAACTAATGGTAAAAAAGGTCATATTGGTTCAATGCCAAGTTTCAAAGGTAGACTTAATCCAACACAAGAAAAAGCACTTGCTGCTTACATTAGAAGTATAGGAGAGTAATTATGGCTGGAAATACAGAAATGAATGATAATGAAAGAGGATTGTTTTCTTTTATGCATGGTATTACAGGTATGTTAATTGCAGTAGTTTTACTTCTAACAATCTTAGTTGTATTAGGCTACTATGCTGTAATTGTACAACAAAATGAGGCTCAAAATTTTTATAAAATTAATCAAGACCTAAGTGGTTTAAAAGCTAATAGTCCTGATAACCATAAACAATATGAGTTAGTTGGAAAATAAGGAGTAGATTATGGATAAAATTATTTGGGTATTAATGGGTGTTATGGCAGTAGTATCTGTATATTTAGGTTTCTTTGATTCTGCAAGAGTGTTTGTTGGTTAATGAGAAATTATAACTTTTTAAAAGTAGCAGTATTTTCACTGCTACTTTTTTTGTCTACAAATATATATGCAAGCAAATTCATCTTAAATGATGGAGGAATAATTGACCAAAGAGCAATAGAAAAAATTGAACAAATTGGTAATGAATCTCAAGCTAAACTGGGTGTAAATATTTATGTTTATGCTAACAAATCTCTTAATTTAGATGAAGATATCCCAACACAAGATAAAATTAAATATATAAAAGAGTATGAAACTAAAATTACTAAAGATTTAGTTAAACCTTATGTTCTTTTTACAATTGCGTTAGAGGACACTCATGTAAATTTAATTGTATCTTCAGAACTAAAAGATGTTGTTGACAAAAATGATATTTTAAACGACTATGTAGTACCATTACTTGCTTCAAAAGATAAAAACTCTTTATTTGCAAAAGCTAGTGCAGCTATATTAAATGGTTATGCTGCAATTGCAGATATTGTAGCAGAATCAAAAAATGTAAAACTTGAAAGTAGCATAGGTAACTCAGGAAAAGTTGCAGGAACTATTTGGAAAGTATTTATGTATACACTTGTTGTAGTAGGGATTTTGCTTTATACTTTTGCTGTGCTAAAAAGAAAAAAATAGGACGTTAAAATTATGAAGAAAAGAAATTACTGGCCACTTTTTTTTATTGGTATATTTTCATTTGCATTTTCAATGATTATTTGGACAATTAATTCAGCAAGAAAAGTTCCTGTACACAATGATAAAAGTTTTTTAAGTTCATATCATGATATTGATAGGGATTATAATAAAATTGCAGAATCTAATATTGATTTTGAAAAGAAATACGATTTTAATTTAACAATCAATGGGAAAGTTTTTCCTTTAACTTATTCAGATATGTTTTTAGCTCAAAGAGCGATTGAGTTAAAATCAAAACATAAAGATTTATTTAAATTTGGTAAAAATAGTATAAAAATAACTATATCAGATAAAAATAGTGATATAGTTTTAAAAAATTTAGATATAAAACTTATGGTAACTGTACCAACAAATGACAGTCATACTATAAATTTAAATTCTCAAGATTTTAATTATTCACAAGATGGTTACAAAACTACATTTGAATTACCATATAAAGGTAATTGGAATATAACAGGTAGTGTAAAAATTAACTCAGATTCAGGATATTTTTATATAAAATCAAATGCAATCTAGAACTAAATTATTAGTTTTTCCAACTTCAAGAGCAATAAGAGAATATGTAAACTCACAAAAAGAGGAAAATATTCTCTTACCATCTATAATAACAATTGATGAACTTTTTAAAAAATCACTTCTTTTTGAAAATAAAAAATATTTAGATGAAGATGAGAGATTTTTGTATCTAAAAGAAGCTGTAAAAGGTTTAGATCTAGGTGCTTTAGGTATATCTTCTAGTTTTACATATTTTATAAAACAAAGTGATTATATATATAGATTTTTTTTAGAATTAGCTAGTGAAAACGTAGATATAAACACTTTAGATAGTATTGATACTTATGGTTTTTACAGTGAACATTTGGAGATATTAAAACAAATAAAAATCAATTTTTTAAATATATTAGATAGAGAAAATTTTGTTGATAGAATAAATTTTCATAAATATTACAAAATCAATAATAAGTTTATAAATAGATATGATGAGATTGAATTGTATTTTGAAGGTTATTTTACAAAATTTGAATTTGAGATAATAAAAGAAATCTCAAAAAATAGTAAATTGATTATTGAATTTATCTATAATGAATATAATCAAAAATCGATAGAAAAATTTATTGAGCAAGGTTTTAATTTAGAAATAAATAACAAATACAGAATAGATTTTTCAAATAAAAGTATTTTATTTAAAAAAATAATTAAAGCAAAAACTGAAAATCTAGTAGTTAAAGGTTTTAGTTCTAGAGTAAACCAAATAGCTTTTATAAAAAAATCTCTAAGTGATTTGATTACTAATGGTGTAGATGCTTCAAAAATAGCTGTAATTCTACCAGATGAAACTTTTACTAAATCTATTTCACTTTTTGATAATGAGAAATATTTTAATTATGCGATGGGACTTAATATTTACACAACTAGTATGTATAAAATTGCTGATGCAATCTATAATTATCTAAATGAAGATGAGATAAAGAATATAAGAAATTTAGAATTTTTAGAGTGCGATAAGGCTTATATAGACAAACTATTTAAATCTAATTGGAATAATAATATCACAATAGAAATATTTGAAGAGATAGTAGCTTATTTTTTATCAGTAGAGATAAACAAAGAATTAATAGAAAAGTTCAATGAATTAGTATATAAATTATATAAGATAATATTTTCGTATGAAGATAAAATCATTTTAAAAGAAGCATATAAGCTAATATATCAACGTTTAGCTAAGATAACCTTGGATGATATTAATTCTGGTAAAATAACAGTAATGGGGCTATTAGAAAGCCGTATGATTAGTTTTGAAGCAATTATAATATGTGACTTCAATGAAAGTCTAATTCCAAAAAGAAGTTTAAAAGATAAGTTTCTATCTACTAATCTAAAAAGAAAAGCTAACTTACCAACATCTTTAGATAGAGAAAATTTACAAAAATACTATTATGAAAAACTAATTTCAAATACAAAAAATGTGTATATTTCTTATTTAAAAAATGATAATGAACAAATATCAAGATTTGCAAACATGATTTTCCCTGAAAAAATAGAAGATGTCTTGTTTGATAATAGTTACAAGCATATATTATATAATAATTCTAAAATAGAACATTTTAATGATGATCTTGAACTTGAAATAGATTTATCATTACTTACGTGGAGTGCAAGCTCTTTAAAAGAGTTTTTAGAGTGTAAAAGGAAATATTATCTAAATCATATTTTAAAGATAAAAGAGCACGATATTTCACTTAAACCAAAAGCTTACGAGTTAGGAAATATTGTTCATAATACCTTAGAAGAGTATTATAAACAAGATATCCAAACTTATGAAGTGCTAATTAATATATTTAATAAATATAGAACAAATAATAGTTTTTTAAATCTTGACTTAGAGATATGGAAAAGAAGGCTAAAAGAGTTTGTAGAAAAAGAGAAAAAAAGATTTGATTTTGGCTTAAATATTGTATCTTTGGAAGAGAGCTTTTTAATTGAATACGAAGGGATTAAACTAAGAGGTACAATTGATAGAATCGATAAAGTTGAAGATAATTACTATGTAATAGATTATAAAACTAGTAGCAATTTAAAAGTGGACTCAAAAAGAGGATTTGAAAAATCAACAGATTTTCAGTTGGAGTTTTATTATGTTGCAGTAAATAAACTTTATAATACTGACAAAATTAACGCTTACTATTATGATTTGTATGAAATGCAATTAAAAGAAGAGATTGTCTTAGATGAAAAGTTAAATTTATTAAATGAGATTTTTACAAAATTAAAAACAAAAACAGTAAATTTTGAAAAATGCAATAATTCACAGTTGTGTCAATATTGCCAATTTAAAACTATCTGTAATAATTAATGAATATAAGTAAAACAGGTTGTTAAACCTTATTTTACTTACTTGTAGCTATTAAAACATCCTCAATGACTTTAGTGATATCACCATCCAATATTGCATCAACATTTGAATATCCAATATTGCTTCTAGTATCTTTTACTTGTTGATATGGCTGTAAAACATAAGATCTAATTTGATGACCCCAACCTATTTCACTCTTTTCTATACCATCTGCTTGTGCTTTTTGCTTTTCTAATTCAAGTTCATAAAGTCTAGATTTTAACATTTTCATTGCACTAGCTTTATTTTTATGTTGAGATCTATCATTTTGACATTGTACAACTATGCCACTTTCTATATGAGTGATTCTAATTGCAGATTCTGTTTTATTAACATGTTGACCACCAGCTCCACTTGCTCTATATGTATCAATTCTAATATCTTTATCTTCTATTTCTATATCAATATTATCGTCTATCTCTGGACTTACCATTACTGATGCAAAAGAGGTGTGTCTTTTTGCATTTGAGTCAAATGGAGATATTCTAACAAGTCTATGGATTCCATTTTCTGCTTTTAAATATCCATAGGCATTTTCACCTTTTATGATAAACGAAACATCTTTTATTCCTGCTTCTTCACCATCTTGATAATCTAAAAGTTCAACTTTAAAGTTTTGTCTTTCAGCCCATCTAAGATACATTCTATATAACATTGAAGCCCAATCTTGAGATTCTGTTCCACCAGCTCCTGGGTGTATAGAAACAATTGCATTTGAAGCATCATCTGGATTACTTAACATAACAGATATTTCAGTGCTTCTAATTAGTTCTTCTAAATCAGGTGCTTCCTCATATAACATCTCAATAGTCTCTT is a window of Halarcobacter sp. DNA encoding:
- a CDS encoding c-type cytochrome, which gives rise to MKSMVIGGIILIIALMAGTYFVAGDAFDSDDYINSLTMLGALAIIVITVFVALKYVNQIKNDTASGELAEEKWDGIGEYKNPIPTGWGLAFIGTMVWLLWYWTVGYPTNGFSQIGQWNEEVNEYNAKFASKWENPSEDTLISMGQSVFLVQCAPCHGVDAEGINGKAQNLTQRISKESVEYVIKNGSNNLVDAYPAGMPPMMLTEQADIDAVSSYVAGGFQGEQPAAFAVCAGCHGADGKGMAYVGPNIREYDDALVLSVLTNGKKGHIGSMPSFKGRLNPTQEKALAAYIRSIGE
- the ccoO gene encoding cytochrome-c oxidase, cbb3-type subunit II gives rise to the protein MFHWFEQRPFFFSVLLFIFVAFAGIVEVIPDFAKQSRPTVGTKPYSLLELAGRHVYIKDSCNACHSQLIRPFKSETDRYGMYSLSGEYAYDRPFLWGSKRTGPDLMRVGNYRTTDWHENHMMEPASVVPGSIMPAYPHMFSNMADLDTAYAEAYTVKTVFNTPYDVDLDGDGKVDVALGDYETAIAKAKEEAKVIAADMKNQAVKDAVANGQVPEIVALIAYLNSLK
- a CDS encoding CcoQ/FixQ family Cbb3-type cytochrome c oxidase assembly chaperone, with amino-acid sequence MDQEALLTFQGYAKFFLILAVFIIFYSYAYSIYKRDKKGERDFEKYSNIVHDDTASSDPLEKRKEEKENKEKEK
- the prfB gene encoding peptide chain release factor 2 gives rise to the protein MDAYEYSELLKLLNKKLENIENILKPKELSSRLKEIEKLEADQNFWNDVDTATKVGIEKNRLLSKFTKFNKANDALSGTNELYQMATEENDEETIEMLYEEAPDLEELIRSTEISVMLSNPDDASNAIVSIHPGAGGTESQDWASMLYRMYLRWAERQNFKVELLDYQDGEEAGIKDVSFIIKGENAYGYLKAENGIHRLVRISPFDSNAKRHTSFASVMVSPEIDDNIDIEIEDKDIRIDTYRASGAGGQHVNKTESAIRITHIESGIVVQCQNDRSQHKNKASAMKMLKSRLYELELEKQKAQADGIEKSEIGWGHQIRSYVLQPYQQVKDTRSNIGYSNVDAILDGDITKVIEDVLIATSK
- the ccoN gene encoding cytochrome-c oxidase, cbb3-type subunit I; amino-acid sequence: MQNGARIEYDYSIAKAFTFATILFGIIGLTLGVVLAFQLAFPELNHLAGEYGTFSRLRPLHTNGVAFGFTLSGIFATWYYVGQRVLKVSLKESPFLLAIGKLHFLVYFITILLAVVTLFAGITTSKEYAELEWPLDILIVVFWVLWGIGIFGLIGIRRERTLYISLWYYIACFIAVAMLHLFNNLEVPTMLVSGYGSWIHSVSMYAGTNDALVQWWYGHNAVAFVFTTPIIAMIYYFLPKESGQNVYSYKLSILAFWGLMFVYLWAGGHHLIYSTVPDWMQTMGSVMSVVLILPSWGSAINMLLTMKGEWQQLQTNTLIKFMVLASTFYMLSTIEGPIQSIKSVNAIAHFTDWIPGHVHDGVLGWVVFMIMSALFHMAPRMYGREIYSKSLLDTQFWLQTTGIVLYFTSMWIAGITQGMMWRAYDEYGSLVYSFIDTVTVLHPYYTIRAVGGLLYLIGFFMFAYNMYKTATAGRVLDKEPVNASPVAA
- a CDS encoding PD-(D/E)XK nuclease family protein, with the protein product MQSRTKLLVFPTSRAIREYVNSQKEENILLPSIITIDELFKKSLLFENKKYLDEDERFLYLKEAVKGLDLGALGISSSFTYFIKQSDYIYRFFLELASENVDINTLDSIDTYGFYSEHLEILKQIKINFLNILDRENFVDRINFHKYYKINNKFINRYDEIELYFEGYFTKFEFEIIKEISKNSKLIIEFIYNEYNQKSIEKFIEQGFNLEINNKYRIDFSNKSILFKKIIKAKTENLVVKGFSSRVNQIAFIKKSLSDLITNGVDASKIAVILPDETFTKSISLFDNEKYFNYAMGLNIYTTSMYKIADAIYNYLNEDEIKNIRNLEFLECDKAYIDKLFKSNWNNNITIEIFEEIVAYFLSVEINKELIEKFNELVYKLYKIIFSYEDKIILKEAYKLIYQRLAKITLDDINSGKITVMGLLESRMISFEAIIICDFNESLIPKRSLKDKFLSTNLKRKANLPTSLDRENLQKYYYEKLISNTKNVYISYLKNDNEQISRFANMIFPEKIEDVLFDNSYKHILYNNSKIEHFNDDLELEIDLSLLTWSASSLKEFLECKRKYYLNHILKIKEHDISLKPKAYELGNIVHNTLEEYYKQDIQTYEVLINIFNKYRTNNSFLNLDLEIWKRRLKEFVEKEKKRFDFGLNIVSLEESFLIEYEGIKLRGTIDRIDKVEDNYYVIDYKTSSNLKVDSKRGFEKSTDFQLEFYYVAVNKLYNTDKINAYYYDLYEMQLKEEIVLDEKLNLLNEIFTKLKTKTVNFEKCNNSQLCQYCQFKTICNN
- a CDS encoding DUF4006 family protein, yielding MAGNTEMNDNERGLFSFMHGITGMLIAVVLLLTILVVLGYYAVIVQQNEAQNFYKINQDLSGLKANSPDNHKQYELVGK